A genome region from Bacteroidota bacterium includes the following:
- a CDS encoding carboxypeptidase-like regulatory domain-containing protein, giving the protein MQRLTYLFLFLISSAFSVNALAQSGSIAGVVIDGSNTETLVGATVLVENLPGKGASTDIDGRYRIDDLPEGTYTIKISYISFKQKTISGIVVKAGAVTTVDIAMETDFQNALGDTGIVIIRGVVSQETTNTVQAFQKNNIAPSEVISQAIISKGPDKTTGEVLKRLSGTTITDGKFAVIRGLSDRYNIALINGNILPSSEPDRKTFAFDLFPSSMLANLIVVKAAQPNLPGDFAGGIIMVNTRDIPDENFISVAVGAGYNSISTFKEYYSYTGGSKDWLGIDDGTRQLPSAFPANRNEFLDLTPTEKANLGKTFAPWGTFSNPSTPLDQSYQITGGIVKKVGKIGEFGAIGAITYSNANVTNFIERNDYDNEITPLYEYTDNQYKNNILWGGLLNLSYKLNDNNKFSFKNSYSVNSSDITTLRSGLNYSRAVDVKNEYYEFSSNQLQSSTLGGDHFFSASKTKLKWSAGLNTLKRDQPNYRTVNYFKNITPAFDGDTVYQMSPSPFASPDNLGIFYSYMDEKTYTASADVTIPFLINDSKQSFGFGGSYLTKDRTFNARIMGVAASNDIYFNPNYYEIVVLPVGDLLSPDNFADSLFYIDEITNPSDYYAATQENKAVYAMFDNKAGNKLRIVWGARAEFFAQTISSFEYGGATEPIPLEVDTKETDSVGLKFDLLPSINITYSLTERTNLRLSVYKTVARPELRELAPFGYYDIETNSSITGNPSLLATNIYNADVKAEKFMGAGQVISASVFYKKFYDPIGQRFYFGTVRELKPINDSLATVYGAEFELRKNLGFIARDKQWLERFTFNTNLALIRSNTLLHVADTAIAGAAERQLQGQSDYVINFGFTYIEPEKGMSFTLLFNQIGRRISEYGNAQYDDIYENPRPLVDGQISIPFNGTKGTVKLNFTDILSKDAIFYQDLDADGGYDETIDNTIRKIDTGAKLSLSVNYKF; this is encoded by the coding sequence ATGCAACGGCTTACTTATTTATTTCTTTTTTTAATTTCTTCAGCATTTTCGGTCAATGCGTTAGCCCAGTCGGGGTCAATTGCCGGCGTGGTTATAGACGGTTCTAACACCGAAACATTAGTGGGTGCTACCGTTTTGGTTGAAAATTTACCGGGTAAAGGTGCAAGTACTGATATTGATGGCAGATATCGTATCGACGATTTACCGGAAGGAACTTACACAATTAAAATAAGCTATATCTCCTTTAAGCAAAAAACCATTTCCGGAATTGTGGTTAAGGCAGGTGCAGTTACTACAGTTGATATTGCCATGGAAACTGATTTTCAAAATGCACTTGGTGATACAGGAATTGTAATAATTAGAGGTGTTGTTAGCCAGGAAACTACTAATACCGTTCAAGCCTTTCAAAAAAACAATATAGCACCTTCAGAAGTAATTTCACAAGCAATTATTAGTAAAGGACCTGATAAAACTACAGGCGAAGTTTTAAAACGTTTAAGCGGTACAACTATAACTGATGGAAAATTCGCAGTAATCAGAGGTTTGAGCGACAGATATAATATTGCTTTAATTAATGGTAATATTTTACCAAGCTCAGAACCGGACAGAAAAACATTTGCTTTCGATTTATTTCCGTCTTCTATGCTGGCGAATTTAATTGTGGTAAAAGCAGCACAACCTAATTTACCCGGCGATTTTGCAGGTGGTATTATTATGGTAAATACCCGCGATATTCCTGATGAAAATTTTATTTCTGTTGCGGTTGGCGCAGGCTATAATTCTATTTCTACTTTTAAAGAATATTACTCTTATACCGGTGGTTCAAAAGACTGGTTGGGTATCGATGATGGCACGCGTCAATTACCATCTGCATTTCCGGCAAACAGAAATGAGTTTTTAGATTTAACACCAACAGAAAAAGCAAATCTCGGCAAAACTTTTGCGCCTTGGGGCACATTCAGCAACCCATCTACGCCGCTTGATCAAAGTTATCAGATAACAGGTGGTATCGTTAAAAAAGTTGGGAAAATTGGCGAATTCGGTGCTATTGGTGCAATTACTTATAGTAATGCCAATGTTACAAATTTTATCGAGCGCAACGATTATGATAATGAAATTACCCCTTTATATGAATATACTGACAATCAATATAAAAATAATATTTTATGGGGTGGATTATTGAACCTGAGTTATAAGTTAAACGACAATAATAAATTCAGTTTTAAAAATTCTTATTCAGTAAATTCATCTGATATCACCACTTTACGCAGTGGTTTAAATTATTCACGTGCAGTTGATGTGAAAAATGAATATTACGAATTTAGTTCTAACCAATTACAATCATCAACACTAGGAGGGGACCACTTTTTTTCTGCATCCAAAACAAAATTAAAATGGTCGGCAGGGTTAAATACTTTAAAACGTGATCAGCCTAATTACAGAACAGTAAATTATTTTAAAAATATAACGCCTGCGTTTGACGGCGATACTGTTTATCAAATGTCACCTTCTCCGTTTGCCTCACCTGATAACTTAGGTATTTTTTATTCTTATATGGATGAAAAAACGTATACCGCAAGTGCAGATGTTACTATTCCATTTTTAATAAACGATAGCAAACAATCATTTGGTTTTGGGGGAAGTTATTTAACAAAAGACCGCACCTTTAATGCACGCATCATGGGAGTTGCAGCATCAAATGATATTTATTTTAATCCGAATTATTATGAAATTGTTGTGCTGCCTGTAGGTGATTTATTAAGCCCTGATAATTTTGCGGACAGTTTATTTTATATCGATGAAATTACCAACCCGAGTGATTACTACGCTGCAACACAGGAAAATAAAGCAGTATATGCAATGTTCGATAATAAAGCAGGTAATAAACTGCGTATTGTTTGGGGAGCAAGAGCTGAATTTTTTGCACAAACAATAAGCTCGTTTGAATACGGTGGAGCAACTGAGCCAATTCCTTTAGAAGTAGATACGAAAGAAACCGATAGTGTAGGATTAAAATTCGATTTATTACCATCAATTAATATTACTTATTCACTAACTGAAAGAACGAACTTACGATTGTCTGTTTATAAAACAGTTGCCCGCCCTGAGTTACGTGAATTAGCACCATTTGGATATTATGATATCGAAACAAATTCAAGTATTACCGGTAACCCAAGTTTATTGGCAACCAATATTTATAACGCTGATGTAAAAGCTGAAAAATTTATGGGTGCAGGCCAGGTAATTTCTGCCAGTGTGTTCTACAAAAAATTCTATGACCCTATTGGTCAGCGTTTTTATTTCGGAACCGTACGCGAATTAAAACCAATTAACGATTCGCTCGCAACCGTTTATGGTGCCGAATTTGAATTGAGAAAAAATTTAGGATTTATTGCCCGTGATAAACAATGGTTGGAACGTTTCACATTTAACACCAACCTTGCATTAATTCGTTCAAATACATTATTACATGTTGCGGACACTGCTATTGCAGGTGCTGCTGAACGCCAGTTACAAGGACAAAGCGACTATGTTATCAATTTCGGATTCACTTATATTGAACCGGAAAAAGGTATGTCGTTTACCTTATTATTTAATCAAATTGGCCGACGCATTTCTGAATACGGTAATGCACAATACGATGACATTTACGAAAACCCGCGCCCATTAGTGGATGGACAAATTTCAATTCCATTTAACGGTACAAAAGGAACTGTGAAATTAAACTTTACTGACATTTTAAGTAAGGATGCAATTTTTTATCAGGACCTTGATGCTGATGGTGGTTACGATGAAACTATCGATAATACCATCCGCAAAATTGATACCGGTGCGAAGCTTTCATTATCAGTTAACTATAAATTTTAA
- a CDS encoding nuclear transport factor 2 family protein encodes MIQSEQLIHTFYTAFLARDYKTMQNCYTNDATFSDPVFQNLNAAEVRGMWEMFCKRSKDMHLTYSIQVADENHVEATWIPDYTFSATGKHVTNHIKSRFTIKDNKIIRHQDYFSFYKWSSQALGLPGILLGWTPLIKNKIRKAANSNLQKFMASNELAN; translated from the coding sequence ATGATACAAAGTGAACAACTCATTCATACTTTTTACACGGCATTTTTAGCCAGAGACTATAAAACGATGCAGAACTGCTACACCAACGACGCTACATTTAGCGACCCGGTGTTTCAAAATTTAAATGCCGCGGAGGTTAGGGGAATGTGGGAAATGTTTTGCAAACGGTCGAAAGACATGCACCTCACGTATTCCATCCAGGTTGCTGATGAAAATCATGTAGAGGCTACCTGGATTCCGGATTATACCTTTTCCGCAACAGGCAAACATGTAACCAACCACATTAAATCGCGATTTACAATTAAAGACAATAAAATAATTCGCCACCAGGATTATTTCAGTTTCTACAAATGGTCTAGTCAAGCCTTGGGACTACCGGGTATTTTATTAGGATGGACACCACTCATAAAAAACAAAATTCGCAAGGCAGCCAACAGCAACCTCCAAAAGTTTATGGCTTCGAATGAATTAGCAAATTAG
- a CDS encoding DUF4372 domain-containing protein: MSKLHNANRYCKKFMAYDHLITMLYGAFQCHQFA; the protein is encoded by the coding sequence TTGTCTAAACTGCATAATGCAAATCGATATTGCAAGAAATTTATGGCATATGACCATTTGATCACGATGTTATATGGTGCTTTTCAATGCCACCAATTTGCGTGA
- a CDS encoding T9SS type A sorting domain-containing protein, which yields MKNLQLTLTILITLGLSTIAHAQLPTATLSGEISGGTRNLVKDTVYILNGFVYVEDGAILNIQAGTIIRGDKDTKGSLIITRGSKINATGTPDQPIVFTSNQAEGARNYGDWGGVIILGKAPINVPGGTAVIEGGVDTPEGDAVYGGVDAADNSGVMTYVRIEYPGIAFVPGNEINGLTCGGVGSGTVLDHIMVSRSGDDAFEFFGGTVNAKYLIAHNTLDDDLDTDFGFSGKIQFAVVKRDPNFADASGSNGFESDNDATGSTNSPQTNATFSNITVVGPIQNTGDLINVNYKRGAQIRRNSSADIFNSVIIGYPSGIMIDGALCEASALANTLKVQNTVIAGHNNDFEVAVGSTFDANAWFTTGAYANTIYDLSSDVMLTDAYNVTSPNFLPAAASPILTGASFVEAELVGLTPTNYRGAFGNLDWTSCWANWDPQNTNYGEVPGTIAQAIASFTVSNEDLMVTFSNTSSNAVSYTWDFGDETTLLDVSTEANPTYTYPSLGVYDVVLVATGTCADQNTTDQTLDLSVAITDLTNINNISLYPNPANENVQLVINANVNTDAMVNITDLTGRNVIPAQFINLVNGNNTMQLNTADLTAGLYLVTISNGVEQTTMQLIIAQ from the coding sequence ATGAAAAATCTGCAATTAACTTTAACAATTTTAATCACGCTGGGCTTATCTACAATAGCCCATGCACAATTGCCGACTGCAACATTGTCGGGCGAAATTTCAGGAGGCACGCGCAACCTCGTAAAAGACACAGTTTATATTTTAAACGGATTTGTTTATGTTGAAGATGGCGCAATTTTAAATATTCAGGCCGGAACAATTATTCGTGGTGATAAAGACACTAAAGGTTCTTTAATTATTACCAGAGGTTCAAAAATTAACGCAACCGGAACACCGGATCAACCAATTGTATTTACCAGTAATCAGGCTGAAGGTGCCCGTAATTATGGCGACTGGGGTGGTGTTATTATTTTAGGTAAAGCACCTATTAACGTTCCAGGCGGTACTGCTGTAATTGAAGGTGGTGTTGATACACCGGAAGGCGATGCTGTATATGGTGGTGTTGATGCTGCAGATAATTCAGGTGTTATGACTTATGTGCGTATTGAATATCCGGGTATTGCCTTTGTTCCGGGAAATGAAATTAATGGATTAACATGTGGTGGTGTAGGTTCAGGAACTGTACTTGATCACATCATGGTAAGCCGCTCAGGTGATGATGCTTTTGAATTTTTTGGCGGAACAGTTAATGCTAAATATTTAATTGCACACAATACTTTAGATGATGACCTGGATACAGATTTTGGTTTTTCAGGTAAAATTCAGTTTGCTGTTGTAAAACGTGACCCAAACTTTGCTGATGCTTCAGGTTCAAATGGTTTTGAAAGTGATAACGATGCAACAGGTAGCACCAATTCACCACAAACAAATGCAACATTCAGCAATATTACTGTTGTTGGTCCTATTCAAAATACAGGTGATTTAATCAATGTAAATTATAAAAGAGGTGCTCAAATTCGCAGAAACTCATCTGCTGATATTTTTAATTCTGTAATTATTGGTTACCCAAGCGGAATTATGATTGATGGTGCGTTATGTGAAGCAAGTGCTTTAGCTAACACATTAAAAGTTCAAAATACAGTTATTGCAGGTCATAATAATGATTTTGAAGTAGCAGTAGGAAGTACTTTTGATGCTAATGCATGGTTTACTACAGGTGCTTATGCAAATACAATTTATGATTTAAGCAGTGATGTAATGTTAACCGATGCATATAATGTTACTTCACCAAACTTTTTACCAGCAGCTGCATCTCCAATTTTAACCGGTGCTTCTTTTGTCGAAGCAGAATTAGTTGGTTTAACACCAACAAATTATCGTGGTGCATTTGGTAATTTAGATTGGACATCATGTTGGGCAAACTGGGATCCGCAAAATACCAATTACGGTGAAGTTCCCGGAACAATTGCACAGGCAATTGCTTCATTTACTGTTTCAAATGAAGATTTAATGGTAACATTTAGTAATACTTCATCTAATGCAGTTTCTTATACCTGGGATTTTGGTGATGAAACAACTTTATTGGATGTTAGTACTGAAGCAAATCCAACTTATACTTATCCTTCATTAGGTGTTTATGATGTTGTTTTAGTTGCAACAGGAACTTGTGCTGATCAAAATACAACTGATCAAACTTTAGATTTATCTGTAGCTATTACAGATTTAACTAACATCAACAATATTAGTTTATATCCAAACCCTGCTAATGAAAATGTTCAATTAGTAATTAATGCGAATGTAAATACAGATGCAATGGTTAATATCACTGATTTAACAGGAAGAAATGTAATTCCTGCTCAGTTTATCAACTTAGTAAATGGAAATAATACAATGCAATTAAACACTGCTGATTTAACAGCCGGTTTATACTTAGTAACTATTTCAAATGGCGTTGAACAAACAACAATGCAATTAATCATAGCTCAATAA
- a CDS encoding fibronectin type III domain-containing protein — MKKFLLGCLVAALGFTSAQAQVVTVSGEITTNTTWTKNNIYLLNGFVYVEDGATLTIEAGTLIKGDKASKGTLIITKTGTIQAAGTECEPIVFTSNEPAGSRTYGDWGGIIILGEAPINVPGGSAVIEGGVDTPEGDAAYGGANPADNSGTLTYVRIEFPGIPFLPGNEINGLTMGGVGSGTTINHIQISYSGDDSFEWFGGRVNTKYLIAYRGFDDDFDTDFGYRGKNQFGYALRDPNVADVSGSNGFEQDNDATGSTNSPFSKAIFTNYTIAGPKVNTGDVVNINYKRGAHDRRNTQASIYNSIIMGYPETGLKIEGTNTSQNAMNDSLQFKNNILSGNVDDYICTTCDVGFNIDTWAAANSNQTYLTNALVGLVDPFNLSNPDPRPTAGSAPTTIGTYFSGLLSDPFFTSTSYTGAFSTSDNWTDESWVNWDPQNTPYTTPGINNYPVVTAVVTSSGCAGTGAINVSVSGGAGVYTYAWSDGPTTQDRSSLNAGSYTVTVTSNGCSTVKTYTVTDVTVSKPTGLATSSVTHCSAKLSWGAVAGAASYEVRFRITGGTYSAPVNVGGALNYTFTSLAASTSYDFQVRSVCAGGTEKSAYTKKTASTVACGAPTSMTATGITSSSAIISWTNGCSVTNYTLQYRKTGTKPWTSVTVTPATYTLTGLLPSQSYDYRVSSNCAGGAVSTYLPYQAFTTLPLRLDGSYTTDENALMVSPNPASDNVVIAITANENVNVVITNMVGQIVYVNNNVTVNGIEEISLSLEGFETGIYMVTVKGDNTNVTKQLVVSK; from the coding sequence ATGAAAAAATTTTTACTGGGTTGTCTTGTCGCTGCTCTCGGGTTTACGTCGGCACAAGCACAGGTAGTAACCGTAAGTGGTGAAATCACAACCAACACAACGTGGACCAAAAACAACATCTATTTATTAAATGGATTTGTTTATGTTGAAGATGGTGCAACACTCACCATTGAAGCTGGTACATTAATTAAAGGCGACAAAGCTTCTAAAGGTACTTTAATTATTACCAAAACAGGAACTATTCAGGCAGCAGGTACTGAATGTGAACCAATTGTATTTACTTCAAACGAACCTGCAGGTTCAAGAACTTATGGCGACTGGGGTGGTATCATCATTTTAGGTGAAGCACCAATTAACGTTCCGGGTGGTTCTGCTGTTATTGAAGGTGGTGTTGATACACCTGAAGGAGATGCTGCTTATGGTGGAGCTAATCCTGCAGACAACAGTGGTACATTAACTTATGTACGTATTGAATTTCCGGGTATTCCATTTTTACCGGGTAATGAAATTAACGGTTTAACAATGGGTGGTGTTGGTAGTGGAACAACTATCAATCACATTCAGATTTCTTATTCAGGTGATGATTCATTTGAATGGTTTGGTGGCCGCGTAAACACAAAATACTTAATTGCTTACCGTGGTTTTGATGATGATTTTGATACTGATTTTGGTTACAGAGGAAAAAACCAATTTGGTTATGCATTACGTGACCCTAACGTTGCTGACGTTTCAGGATCAAATGGTTTTGAACAAGATAATGATGCAACTGGTTCTACTAACTCACCTTTTTCAAAAGCAATTTTTACCAATTACACTATTGCCGGTCCTAAAGTAAATACAGGTGATGTAGTAAATATTAACTACAAAAGAGGAGCGCACGACAGAAGAAATACACAAGCTTCAATTTATAACTCAATTATTATGGGTTACCCTGAAACAGGTTTAAAAATTGAAGGAACTAACACTTCTCAAAATGCAATGAACGATAGCTTACAATTTAAAAACAATATTCTTTCAGGAAACGTTGACGATTATATTTGTACAACATGTGATGTTGGATTTAATATTGATACTTGGGCTGCTGCTAACAGCAACCAAACTTATTTAACTAATGCATTAGTTGGTTTAGTTGATCCGTTTAATTTATCAAACCCTGACCCACGTCCAACAGCCGGTTCAGCTCCAACAACAATTGGTACTTATTTTTCAGGTTTATTAAGTGATCCTTTCTTTACATCAACTTCTTATACAGGAGCATTTTCAACTTCTGATAACTGGACTGATGAATCATGGGTAAACTGGGATCCGCAAAATACACCATATACTACACCAGGTATTAATAATTATCCTGTAGTAACTGCAGTAGTTACCAGTTCAGGTTGTGCCGGAACAGGTGCTATTAACGTATCTGTATCAGGTGGTGCAGGTGTTTATACTTATGCTTGGAGCGATGGTCCAACAACTCAAGACCGTTCTTCTTTAAATGCAGGTTCATACACAGTAACTGTAACAAGCAATGGTTGTTCAACTGTTAAAACTTATACTGTTACTGATGTAACAGTTTCTAAACCAACAGGCTTAGCAACATCTTCAGTTACACATTGTTCTGCAAAATTATCATGGGGTGCTGTTGCCGGTGCTGCTTCTTATGAAGTTCGTTTCCGTATAACCGGTGGCACTTACTCTGCTCCGGTTAACGTTGGTGGTGCTTTAAACTATACATTTACAAGTTTAGCAGCTTCTACAAGCTACGATTTCCAGGTTCGTTCGGTATGTGCCGGTGGAACTGAAAAAAGTGCTTATACTAAGAAAACTGCTTCTACTGTAGCTTGTGGTGCTCCAACATCAATGACTGCTACAGGAATTACCAGCAGCTCAGCAATTATCAGCTGGACTAACGGTTGTTCTGTTACAAACTATACTTTACAATACAGAAAAACTGGAACTAAACCTTGGACTTCTGTAACTGTAACACCTGCTACTTATACATTAACAGGCTTGTTACCAAGTCAGTCATACGATTACCGTGTGAGCAGCAATTGTGCAGGTGGTGCCGTTTCTACTTACTTACCTTACCAGGCGTTCACAACTTTACCATTGCGTTTAGATGGTTCTTATACAACCGACGAAAATGCATTAATGGTTAGTCCAAACCCTGCTAGCGATAATGTTGTAATAGCAATTACCGCTAATGAAAACGTAAACGTTGTAATTACCAATATGGTAGGTCAAATTGTTTATGTAAACAATAATGTTACTGTTAACGGAATCGAAGAAATTAGCCTTTCTTTAGAAGGTTTCGAAACCGGTATTTACATGGTAACTGTTAAAGGTGACAATACCAATGTTACCAAACAGTTAGTAGTAAGTAAATAA